Proteins co-encoded in one Cupriavidus taiwanensis genomic window:
- a CDS encoding nitrate reductase cytochrome c-type subunit, with the protein MRAAAGAAGAAGPGARAGRGRRDARPTPIANEAKAPLLYPTENKDIRRTRNYTMQPPTIPHKIDGYQLDKDFNRCMFCHARTRTEETQAIPVSITHYMDRDNNVLADVSPRRYFCTQCHVPQADAKPLVGNTFIDVEQMLKRKPGAKGSSN; encoded by the coding sequence GTGCGCGCTGCTGCTGGCGCTGCTGGCGCCGCAGGCCCCGGCGCGCGCGCAGGGCGTGGTCGACGCGATGCGCGGCCCACGCCGATCGCCAATGAAGCCAAGGCGCCGCTGCTCTACCCCACCGAAAACAAGGACATCCGCCGCACCCGCAACTACACCATGCAGCCGCCGACGATTCCGCACAAGATCGACGGCTACCAGCTGGACAAGGACTTCAACCGCTGCATGTTCTGCCACGCGCGCACCCGCACCGAAGAAACCCAGGCGATCCCGGTCAGCATCACGCACTACATGGACCGCGACAACAACGTGCTCGCCGACGTGTCGCCGCGCCGCTACTTCTGCACCCAATGCCACGTGCCGCAGGCCGACGCCAAGCCGCTGGTGGGCAATACCTTCATCGATGTCGAGCAGATGCTCAAGCGCAAGCCCGGCGCCAAGGGCTCGTCCAACTAG
- a CDS encoding chaperone NapD has translation MPAARRAIPIQPLPASAEWHIAGIVVHALPDRLAQVRAAIEAIAGAEIHAVSDSGKLVVTLEAPSSRAIAAHLTFLHQFDGVLSAALVYQHNEDAEAMHEAVNPAMNEEAGT, from the coding sequence ATGCCCGCCGCCAGACGTGCCATCCCCATCCAGCCACTGCCGGCGAGCGCAGAGTGGCATATTGCCGGCATCGTGGTCCACGCCCTTCCCGACAGGCTGGCGCAGGTGCGTGCGGCGATCGAAGCCATCGCCGGGGCCGAAATCCATGCCGTCAGCGACAGCGGCAAGCTGGTGGTCACCCTCGAAGCGCCCAGCTCGCGCGCCATTGCCGCGCACCTGACTTTCCTGCACCAGTTCGACGGCGTGCTGTCGGCGGCACTGGTCTACCAGCACAACGAAGACGCCGAGGCCATGCACGAGGCCGTGAATCCCGCAATGAACGAGGAGGCAGGCACATGA
- the napE gene encoding periplasmic nitrate reductase, NapE protein: METGDTHDPQRKQEELRSFLFLTAVMVPVLSVIIVAGYGFIVWMTQLISGPPSH, translated from the coding sequence ATGGAAACCGGTGATACCCACGATCCGCAACGCAAGCAAGAAGAACTGCGCAGTTTCCTTTTCCTGACCGCCGTGATGGTGCCGGTGCTGTCCGTCATCATCGTCGCGGGCTATGGGTTCATTGTCTGGATGACCCAGCTGATCAGCGGACCGCCGTCGCACTAG